The following are from one region of the Stigmatella ashevillena genome:
- the murB gene encoding UDP-N-acetylmuramate dehydrogenase, producing the protein MVPTPSTLPERLVRLGGCEVKASEPLAPLTSVRVGGLAEALVRPRSPEALVALLKWAREEGTPVTLLGGGANTLVGDGGVPGITLRLPGDLFPETAEVGEEEGRLTLGAGAAIVRLINLMRAQGLVGAEFLAGIPGTLGGAVAMNAGTKNGECFRVLEAVEVATADGVGWLTKAQVPHAYRHSELPVGGVVTRVRFLLRKGDVVASKQAMDVDLGYRKRTQPLSQPNFGSVFTNPPGDFAGRLIERVNMKGHTLGRAQVSTLHANWIVNLGGATARDVLGLITLMQQRVLEQEGVELKPEVKRVGEFPP; encoded by the coding sequence ATGGTTCCCACCCCATCGACCCTCCCGGAGCGGCTCGTGCGCCTGGGCGGCTGTGAGGTGAAGGCGAGCGAGCCCCTGGCGCCGCTCACCAGTGTCCGGGTGGGTGGACTGGCGGAGGCGCTCGTCCGTCCCCGCAGCCCCGAGGCGCTCGTGGCCTTGCTGAAGTGGGCGCGCGAGGAGGGCACTCCCGTCACCCTGCTGGGCGGTGGGGCGAACACGCTGGTGGGAGATGGCGGCGTTCCAGGCATCACCCTTCGGCTGCCGGGGGACCTCTTCCCGGAGACGGCCGAGGTGGGGGAAGAGGAGGGGCGGCTCACGCTGGGCGCGGGCGCGGCCATCGTCCGGCTCATCAACCTGATGCGGGCCCAAGGCCTGGTGGGGGCCGAGTTCCTGGCCGGCATTCCGGGCACGCTCGGGGGCGCGGTGGCGATGAACGCCGGCACCAAGAACGGCGAGTGCTTCCGGGTGCTGGAGGCGGTGGAGGTGGCCACGGCGGACGGGGTGGGGTGGCTCACGAAGGCGCAGGTGCCCCATGCCTACCGGCACTCCGAGCTGCCCGTGGGCGGCGTCGTCACCCGGGTGCGCTTTCTGCTGCGCAAGGGGGATGTCGTGGCCTCCAAGCAGGCCATGGACGTGGACCTGGGCTACCGCAAGCGCACCCAGCCGCTGAGCCAGCCGAACTTCGGCAGTGTCTTCACCAACCCGCCAGGCGACTTCGCCGGACGCCTGATTGAGCGGGTGAACATGAAGGGCCACACTCTGGGCCGTGCACAGGTGTCCACCTTGCACGCCAACTGGATCGTCAACCTGGGCGGAGCCACCGCCCGCGATGTCCTCGGCCTCATCACCCTGATGCAGCAGCGGGTGCTAGAGCAGGAGGGCGTCGAACTCAAACCTGAAGTCAAGCGTGTCGGGGAGTTTCCACCGTGA
- the murC gene encoding UDP-N-acetylmuramate--L-alanine ligase has protein sequence MTKTGGRVQSLFKTRHAAHVHFVGLGGIGMSGIAEVLLNLGYRVSGSDLKESDITRRLARMGATFYEGHKAQNLVHADVVVISSAVKKDNPEVVAARQRKIPVIPRAEMLAELMRLKYAVAVAGSHGKTTTTSMVATVLSAAGLDPTAVVGGKVNVLDSNAKLGKSELMVVEADESDGSFLKLHPSIAVVTNIDPEHMDHYGTLDVLQTAFVEFCNRVPFYGLNVLCLDHPNVQALLPRLEKRAVTYGSSHMADYRLEGVTLEGFTTRFQAFRRDEPLGEFRVRMVGAHNALNALAVIAVAEEMEIPLDMVRGALAEFGGVQRRFTVRGEVGGVTVVDDYGHHPTEVMATLAGARKAFGRRLVVAFQPHRYTRTHDLLKEFATSFNDSDVLFVTSVYGAGEDPIPGATGDVLADAIRDHGHRDVTFVEKRTELPGALAQRVMEGDLVLTLGAGDITQVGPELLTLLGKPGAAKGA, from the coding sequence ATGACGAAGACCGGCGGCAGGGTTCAGAGCCTCTTCAAGACACGCCACGCGGCACACGTGCACTTCGTGGGGCTGGGCGGCATCGGCATGAGCGGCATCGCCGAGGTGCTCCTCAACCTGGGGTACCGGGTCTCGGGCTCTGACCTGAAGGAGAGCGACATCACCCGTCGCCTGGCGCGCATGGGCGCCACCTTCTACGAGGGCCACAAGGCGCAGAACCTCGTGCACGCGGACGTGGTGGTCATCTCCTCGGCGGTGAAGAAGGACAACCCGGAGGTGGTGGCCGCGCGCCAGCGCAAGATTCCCGTCATCCCTCGCGCGGAGATGCTCGCCGAGCTGATGCGGCTGAAGTACGCGGTGGCGGTGGCCGGCAGCCACGGCAAGACGACCACCACCTCCATGGTCGCCACGGTGCTCTCGGCGGCGGGGCTGGACCCGACGGCGGTGGTGGGTGGCAAGGTGAACGTGCTCGACTCCAACGCCAAGCTCGGCAAGAGCGAGCTCATGGTGGTGGAGGCGGACGAGAGCGACGGCAGCTTCCTCAAGCTGCACCCGTCCATCGCGGTGGTGACGAACATCGACCCGGAGCACATGGACCACTACGGGACGCTGGATGTCCTTCAGACGGCCTTCGTGGAGTTCTGCAACCGGGTTCCCTTCTACGGGCTGAACGTCCTGTGCCTGGACCACCCGAACGTGCAGGCGCTGCTGCCCCGCTTGGAGAAGCGCGCCGTCACCTACGGTAGCTCGCACATGGCGGACTACCGGCTGGAGGGGGTGACGCTGGAGGGCTTCACCACCCGCTTCCAGGCCTTCCGGCGCGATGAGCCGCTGGGTGAGTTCCGCGTGCGCATGGTGGGCGCGCACAACGCCCTCAACGCGCTGGCCGTCATCGCCGTGGCCGAGGAGATGGAGATCCCCCTGGACATGGTGCGAGGGGCGCTGGCGGAGTTCGGCGGGGTGCAGCGGCGCTTCACCGTGCGAGGGGAGGTGGGCGGCGTCACCGTGGTGGATGACTACGGACACCACCCCACCGAGGTGATGGCCACGCTCGCGGGCGCGCGCAAGGCCTTTGGTCGGCGCCTGGTGGTGGCCTTCCAGCCGCACCGCTATACGCGCACGCATGACTTGCTGAAGGAGTTCGCTACCTCCTTCAATGACTCGGACGTGCTCTTCGTCACCAGCGTCTACGGGGCAGGAGAGGATCCCATTCCCGGGGCCACCGGGGACGTGCTCGCGGATGCCATCCGAGACCACGGCCACCGGGATGTGACGTTCGTGGAGAAGCGCACGGAGCTGCCCGGGGCACTGGCCCAGCGCGTGATGGAGGGGGACCTGGTCCTCACCCTTGGCGCGGGCGACATCACCCAGGTGGGACCGGAGCTGTTGACCCTGCTGGGAAAGCCGGGAGCCGCGAAGGGCGCGTGA
- the murG gene encoding undecaprenyldiphospho-muramoylpentapeptide beta-N-acetylglucosaminyltransferase codes for MKVLIAGGGTGGHLFPGIALAEEVVTRHHANEVVFVGTERGLEARVVPQAGFPLELIQAQGLKGKGLFQLIKGLLALPMALIASFRILNRHKPDVVVGVGGYASGPVVLAAWMLGIPTAVQEQNALPGLTNKVLGKFVKVVFTAFEEARRFFPEGKVQLVGNPIRRKLMDNYLRSHVAHEHFTVLVFGGSLGARGLNQRMVDALDLLGDLKDQIRFVHQTGKNDLEMVRKGYADRGFQAEVVEFIEDMSAAYARADLVVCRAGATTLAELTVCKKASILVPFPFATDDHQAVNARALVEAGAAVMFREAELTGQTLAAEIRLLKNEPMRLKQMEKKAGLLGRPEASKELADVCVDLMVHAYGPNGREREPRDAAQKASRASKP; via the coding sequence GTGAAGGTCCTCATCGCTGGCGGCGGTACGGGCGGGCACCTCTTCCCGGGCATCGCCCTGGCGGAGGAGGTGGTGACGCGCCACCACGCCAACGAGGTGGTCTTCGTGGGCACCGAGCGGGGCCTGGAGGCGCGCGTGGTGCCGCAGGCGGGCTTCCCCCTGGAGCTCATCCAGGCACAGGGGCTCAAGGGCAAGGGCCTCTTCCAGCTCATCAAGGGGCTGCTGGCGCTGCCGATGGCCCTCATCGCCTCCTTTCGCATCCTCAACCGCCACAAGCCGGACGTGGTGGTGGGCGTGGGCGGGTATGCCAGCGGGCCGGTGGTGCTGGCCGCATGGATGCTGGGCATTCCCACGGCGGTGCAGGAGCAGAACGCGCTGCCCGGGCTCACCAACAAGGTGCTCGGCAAGTTCGTGAAGGTGGTCTTCACCGCCTTCGAGGAGGCGCGGCGCTTCTTTCCCGAAGGCAAGGTGCAACTGGTGGGAAACCCCATCCGCCGCAAGCTGATGGACAACTACCTGCGCTCGCACGTGGCGCACGAGCACTTCACCGTCCTGGTCTTCGGAGGCAGCTTGGGCGCCCGGGGGCTCAACCAACGCATGGTGGATGCGCTGGACCTGCTCGGAGACCTGAAGGACCAGATCCGCTTCGTGCACCAGACGGGAAAGAACGATCTGGAGATGGTGCGCAAGGGCTACGCGGACCGGGGCTTCCAGGCCGAGGTGGTGGAGTTCATCGAGGACATGTCCGCGGCCTATGCGCGCGCGGATCTGGTGGTGTGCCGGGCCGGGGCCACCACCCTGGCGGAGCTCACCGTCTGCAAGAAGGCCAGCATCCTGGTGCCGTTCCCCTTCGCCACCGATGACCACCAGGCCGTCAACGCCCGGGCGCTGGTGGAGGCGGGCGCGGCGGTGATGTTCCGCGAGGCGGAGCTGACGGGACAGACGCTGGCCGCGGAAATTCGCCTGCTCAAGAACGAGCCCATGCGGCTCAAGCAGATGGAGAAGAAGGCGGGCCTGTTGGGCCGGCCCGAGGCCTCCAAGGAGCTGGCGGACGTGTGCGTGGACCTGATGGTCCACGCCTATGGCCCCAACGGGCGCGAGCGCGAGCCGCGGGACGCGGCGCAGAAGGCATCCAGAGCGAGCAAGCCATGA
- the ftsW gene encoding putative lipid II flippase FtsW encodes MKTSAAPVRFDPLLLCAVLALVALGLVMVYSASAILAQDKLGDSLYFLKRQLMAAGMGVVAMAVAMKVGWRRLARLAYPLLLVTVVLLVLVLIPGIGTTAGGARRWIRFPGFGLQPAEVAKFAWVVYLSYSLAKKREKVATFSVGFLPHLALCGVLVALCMRQPDFGSSVLLVFLLFVLLFAAGTKLSYLVGSVLLALPLAYVAIATSPYRMKRVLAFLDPWAHRHDVGYQVAESLMSIGSGGLTGLGLGDGRQKLFFLPEAHTDFIFAIIGEELGLIGVALLVTLYAIVIWRGVRVSLAAPETFGTYLGLGLTSIVAFQAAVNMCVAMGLLPTKGLTLPFVSYGGTSLVVLMGAAGVLLSLSTGAQGASHRTVRAGGDMREVAA; translated from the coding sequence ATGAAGACATCCGCTGCGCCCGTCCGGTTCGATCCGCTCCTGCTGTGCGCCGTGCTGGCGCTCGTGGCGCTGGGGCTGGTGATGGTCTACTCGGCGAGCGCCATCCTCGCGCAGGACAAGCTGGGCGACAGCCTGTACTTCCTCAAGCGGCAGTTGATGGCCGCGGGCATGGGCGTGGTGGCCATGGCGGTGGCCATGAAAGTCGGGTGGCGCCGCTTGGCGCGCCTGGCGTACCCGCTGCTGCTCGTCACGGTGGTGCTGCTCGTGCTGGTGCTCATCCCGGGCATTGGCACCACGGCGGGTGGGGCGCGGCGGTGGATTCGCTTCCCGGGCTTTGGCTTGCAGCCGGCGGAGGTGGCCAAGTTCGCCTGGGTCGTCTACCTGTCCTACTCGCTGGCCAAGAAGCGCGAGAAGGTGGCCACCTTCTCCGTGGGCTTCCTGCCGCACCTGGCCCTGTGCGGCGTGCTGGTGGCGCTGTGCATGCGCCAGCCGGACTTCGGCAGCTCCGTGTTGCTCGTCTTCCTGCTGTTCGTGCTGCTGTTCGCGGCGGGCACCAAGCTCAGCTACCTGGTGGGCTCGGTGCTGCTGGCGCTGCCGCTGGCGTATGTGGCCATCGCCACCAGCCCGTACCGCATGAAGCGCGTGCTGGCCTTCTTGGATCCTTGGGCGCACCGGCACGACGTGGGCTACCAGGTGGCCGAGTCGCTGATGTCCATCGGCTCGGGAGGGCTGACGGGGCTGGGGCTGGGGGATGGGCGGCAGAAGCTCTTCTTCCTGCCCGAGGCGCACACGGACTTCATCTTCGCCATCATCGGCGAGGAGTTGGGGCTCATCGGCGTGGCGTTGCTGGTGACGCTCTATGCCATCGTCATCTGGCGCGGGGTGCGGGTGAGCCTCGCGGCGCCGGAGACGTTCGGCACGTACCTGGGGCTGGGCCTCACCTCCATCGTCGCCTTCCAGGCGGCGGTGAACATGTGCGTGGCCATGGGGCTTCTGCCCACGAAGGGGTTGACACTGCCGTTCGTCTCCTACGGAGGCACCTCGCTGGTGGTGCTGATGGGGGCGGCCGGGGTGCTGTTGTCGCTGAGCACGGGGGCCCAAGGGGCCAGTCACCGGACCGTCCGAGCGGGCGGCGATATGCGGGAGGTAGCGGCGTGA
- the murD gene encoding UDP-N-acetylmuramoyl-L-alanine--D-glutamate ligase, with protein MEPSLSGQKVLVFGLAKSGVAAIRLLLAQGAQVTALDERDEAALGAVAVDLQAQGVRLVLGPVPPGLLESQYLVVVSPGVPLSRPELQAAREAGIPIWGEIELASRFLSAVPLFGITGTNGKSTTTALTGELFARGGGRTFVGGNLGRPFSEAALTPEAWDALVVELSSFQLEGIHQMRARGAAILNLTPDHIDRYESHTAYGMAKTRIFLNQGVGDFAVVNVDDPDVVKLARLAKVARYGFSTTGKPVGELPLAGLAVAQEGGFRLDFLKETYSLTNRALRGAHNAQNAMAATLLARLGGVPREAVQAGLDGYPGLPHRLESVRVLDGVEWVNDSKATNVDSVLVALRAFPGDLLLIAGGKGKGAPYQPMVDEGRGKVKAVLTIGQDAELLAAAYQEAAPVHACATLEVAVRRARELAKGGDTVLLSPACASYDQFKNFEDRGETFKRLVKAL; from the coding sequence ATGGAGCCCTCGCTGTCCGGTCAGAAGGTGTTGGTGTTCGGGCTGGCGAAGAGTGGGGTGGCCGCCATCCGGCTGCTCCTCGCTCAGGGCGCCCAGGTGACGGCGCTCGACGAGCGGGACGAGGCGGCGCTGGGCGCGGTGGCGGTGGACCTCCAGGCGCAAGGGGTGAGGTTGGTGCTTGGTCCGGTGCCCCCGGGCCTCCTCGAGTCCCAGTACCTGGTGGTGGTGAGCCCTGGGGTGCCGCTGTCCCGGCCGGAGCTCCAGGCCGCGCGCGAGGCGGGCATTCCCATTTGGGGAGAGATCGAGCTGGCGTCGCGTTTCCTCTCCGCGGTGCCGCTGTTCGGCATCACCGGCACCAACGGCAAGAGCACCACCACGGCCCTGACCGGCGAGCTCTTTGCCCGGGGCGGTGGCCGCACGTTCGTGGGGGGCAACCTCGGGCGTCCGTTCTCCGAGGCGGCACTCACACCGGAAGCCTGGGATGCGCTGGTGGTGGAGCTCTCCAGCTTCCAGCTCGAGGGCATCCATCAGATGCGCGCCCGGGGAGCCGCCATCCTCAACCTGACGCCCGACCACATTGACCGATACGAGAGCCATACCGCCTACGGCATGGCCAAGACGCGCATCTTCCTGAACCAAGGGGTGGGCGACTTCGCGGTGGTGAACGTAGACGACCCGGACGTGGTGAAGCTGGCACGCCTGGCGAAGGTCGCCCGCTACGGGTTCAGCACCACCGGCAAGCCGGTGGGGGAGTTGCCACTGGCAGGGCTGGCCGTGGCCCAGGAGGGCGGTTTCCGCCTGGACTTCTTGAAGGAGACCTATTCGCTGACCAACCGGGCGCTGCGAGGGGCGCACAACGCGCAGAACGCGATGGCCGCCACATTGCTGGCCCGGCTGGGCGGTGTGCCGCGCGAGGCGGTGCAGGCAGGGCTGGACGGATATCCGGGACTGCCTCACCGGCTGGAGAGCGTGCGTGTGCTAGACGGGGTCGAGTGGGTGAACGACTCCAAGGCCACCAACGTGGACTCCGTGCTGGTGGCGCTGCGGGCCTTTCCCGGCGACCTGCTGCTGATCGCGGGCGGCAAGGGCAAGGGCGCGCCGTACCAGCCCATGGTGGACGAGGGCCGGGGCAAGGTGAAGGCGGTGCTCACCATTGGCCAGGACGCGGAGCTGCTCGCCGCCGCCTACCAGGAGGCGGCCCCGGTGCACGCCTGTGCCACCTTGGAGGTGGCTGTCCGGAGAGCACGCGAGCTGGCGAAGGGCGGCGACACGGTGCTGCTGTCTCCCGCGTGCGCGTCGTACGATCAGTTCAAGAATTTCGAGGACCGGGGCGAGACGTTCAAGCGCCTGGTGAAGGCGCTCTGA
- the mraY gene encoding phospho-N-acetylmuramoyl-pentapeptide-transferase, protein MLFLLYEWIKDSEAGRILNFLRYPTFRIIAAGVFALVLGMLVGPKLIARLRLKQHGQSNVREDTPDTHQKKKGTPTMGGQLILLCIAGGTLMFADLKSRGVWVMLLLTFGYGFIGFLDDWLKLSKRNSKGLAGRKKMALQTLFYLVAIFGLMCTWTQADGSFGPTLLINTKLTLPFIPTRWFNPDLGWFYVVFGWFVVVGTSNAVNLTDGLDGLAIVPTIVAATTFAVLCYVAGTTLNIADSATVNGVSRVVAKPLYEYLGILQVPGGADLAVFCASIVGAGIAFLWFNTYPASVFMGDVGSLALGGALGGLAVLSKNEVVSAIIHGIFFAEILSVMIQVVSFKTTGKRVFRMAPVHHHFELKGMAEPKIIVRFWIVAILCGGVALLSLKLR, encoded by the coding sequence GTGCTGTTCCTGCTGTATGAGTGGATCAAGGACTCCGAGGCGGGCCGGATCCTCAACTTCCTGCGCTACCCCACCTTCCGCATCATCGCGGCGGGGGTGTTCGCGCTGGTGTTGGGGATGCTCGTGGGCCCCAAGCTCATCGCCCGTCTGCGCCTGAAGCAGCACGGCCAGAGCAACGTGCGCGAGGACACGCCGGACACGCACCAGAAGAAGAAGGGCACGCCCACCATGGGGGGCCAGCTCATTCTCTTGTGCATCGCCGGCGGGACGCTGATGTTCGCGGACCTCAAGAGCCGGGGCGTGTGGGTGATGCTGCTGCTCACCTTCGGCTACGGCTTCATCGGCTTCCTGGACGACTGGCTCAAGCTGTCCAAGCGCAACTCGAAGGGGCTGGCGGGCCGCAAGAAGATGGCGTTGCAGACGCTCTTCTACCTGGTGGCCATCTTCGGGCTGATGTGCACGTGGACGCAGGCGGATGGCTCCTTCGGCCCCACGCTGCTCATCAACACGAAGCTGACGCTGCCCTTCATCCCCACGCGCTGGTTCAACCCGGACCTGGGCTGGTTCTACGTGGTGTTCGGCTGGTTCGTCGTCGTGGGCACCTCCAACGCGGTGAACCTCACGGACGGCCTGGACGGCCTGGCCATCGTGCCCACCATCGTCGCGGCCACCACCTTCGCCGTGCTCTGCTACGTGGCGGGCACCACGCTGAACATCGCGGACTCGGCCACGGTGAACGGCGTGTCGCGCGTGGTGGCCAAGCCGCTCTACGAGTACCTGGGCATCCTCCAGGTGCCGGGCGGCGCGGACTTGGCCGTCTTCTGCGCCAGCATCGTGGGCGCGGGCATCGCCTTTCTCTGGTTCAACACCTATCCGGCCTCCGTGTTCATGGGCGACGTGGGCTCGCTGGCGCTCGGCGGCGCGCTGGGCGGGCTGGCGGTGCTGTCCAAGAACGAGGTGGTGTCCGCCATCATCCACGGCATCTTCTTCGCGGAGATCCTCAGTGTGATGATCCAGGTCGTCTCCTTCAAGACGACGGGCAAGCGCGTCTTCCGCATGGCCCCGGTGCACCACCACTTCGAGCTCAAGGGCATGGCCGAGCCGAAAATCATCGTCCGTTTCTGGATCGTCGCCATCTTGTGTGGCGGTGTGGCGCTGCTGTCCCTCAAACTCCGCTAG
- a CDS encoding UDP-N-acetylmuramoyl-tripeptide--D-alanyl-D-alanine ligase yields MAARFSDADVLKATGAHRRGGTAPASYPAVSTDTRSLPPGCLFVALQGERFDAHDFLAQAHAGGAGGAVVRSGQALPTLPGDFPLYEVPDTLAALGALARFHRERFGIPVAAVGGSNGKTTTKEMVGAILATRGPALKTEGNLNNEVGVPLTLLRLEPSHVAAVIEAGMNRPGEITRLTRVIQPQAGLITVVQPEHLEGLGSLEGVAEAEGELFRELSPEAVAVVNLDDPLIPAQAAKGRGKQLTFGRAEGADVRLSQVETRGREGLGLTVRYQGRDWPVRLHFIGEHNALNATGAFALALALGYSPQECVRGLESARPYARRLNVVDGLHGVTVVDDCYNANPASMDAALDTLRTLVSSGGRAVAVLGDMLELGPGELEEHAALGTRAAGKAQLVAFFGPRSEKGFRAASGLGDATAHFTEVGPLVDWLTSRLKAGDVVLVKASRGMRLERVVAALTGATAPGGVH; encoded by the coding sequence ATGGCCGCTCGATTCTCCGACGCAGACGTGTTGAAGGCGACCGGGGCCCACAGGCGGGGCGGGACTGCACCCGCGTCCTATCCAGCCGTTTCCACGGACACCCGGTCGCTTCCGCCCGGGTGTCTCTTCGTGGCGCTCCAAGGGGAGCGTTTCGATGCGCACGACTTCCTGGCGCAGGCCCACGCGGGCGGCGCCGGGGGAGCGGTGGTGCGCTCGGGGCAGGCGCTGCCGACCCTGCCAGGGGATTTTCCCCTCTATGAGGTGCCGGACACGCTGGCGGCCCTGGGCGCGCTCGCCCGGTTTCACCGCGAGCGCTTCGGCATTCCCGTGGCGGCGGTGGGCGGCTCCAACGGGAAGACAACCACCAAGGAGATGGTGGGCGCCATCCTCGCCACGCGGGGCCCCGCGCTGAAGACGGAGGGCAACCTCAACAACGAGGTGGGCGTTCCGCTGACGCTCTTGCGCCTGGAGCCCTCCCACGTCGCGGCCGTCATCGAGGCCGGGATGAACCGCCCCGGGGAGATCACCCGGCTGACGCGCGTGATTCAACCCCAGGCGGGCCTCATCACCGTGGTGCAGCCCGAGCACCTCGAGGGGCTGGGCAGCCTGGAGGGCGTGGCCGAGGCGGAGGGCGAGCTGTTCCGGGAGCTGTCGCCAGAAGCGGTGGCGGTGGTGAACCTGGATGACCCGCTCATTCCGGCCCAGGCCGCGAAGGGCCGGGGCAAGCAGCTCACCTTCGGGCGTGCGGAGGGCGCGGACGTGCGGCTCTCCCAAGTGGAGACCCGGGGACGCGAGGGGCTGGGGCTGACGGTGCGGTACCAGGGGCGGGACTGGCCGGTGCGGCTGCACTTCATCGGCGAGCACAACGCCCTCAATGCCACCGGGGCCTTCGCGCTGGCGCTGGCGCTGGGCTACTCGCCCCAGGAGTGCGTGCGAGGCCTGGAGTCGGCGCGGCCCTACGCGCGGCGCCTCAACGTGGTGGACGGGCTGCACGGCGTCACCGTGGTGGATGACTGCTACAACGCCAACCCTGCCTCCATGGACGCGGCGCTGGACACGCTGCGCACGCTGGTGTCCTCCGGGGGCCGGGCGGTGGCGGTCCTCGGGGACATGCTGGAGCTGGGCCCGGGCGAGTTGGAGGAGCATGCGGCCCTGGGGACACGTGCGGCCGGCAAGGCGCAGCTCGTGGCCTTCTTCGGCCCGCGCTCGGAGAAGGGGTTTCGGGCGGCCTCTGGCCTGGGAGATGCAACGGCCCACTTCACGGAGGTCGGGCCCCTGGTGGACTGGCTGACGTCGCGGTTGAAGGCGGGGGATGTGGTCCTGGTGAAGGCAAGCCGGGGCATGCGTCTGGAGCGGGTGGTGGCGGCCCTCACGGGAGCCACGGCACCCGGAGGAGTTCACTAG